From a region of the Corallococcus coralloides DSM 2259 genome:
- a CDS encoding ATP-dependent DNA helicase has translation MKAMLKKMVVAVALVASSPVMAADYHGASPLVSRQEQARMERERHERERLARLERERQERARMERERQARLERERKERARMERERQARLERERLERERQARIERERKERERLARLERERRERERLARRDSHYRGGWVN, from the coding sequence ATGAAGGCGATGCTCAAGAAGATGGTGGTGGCTGTGGCGCTGGTCGCGAGCTCCCCGGTGATGGCGGCGGACTACCACGGCGCCTCCCCCCTCGTGAGCCGTCAGGAGCAGGCTCGCATGGAGCGCGAGCGGCACGAGCGGGAGCGGTTGGCGCGGCTGGAGCGCGAACGGCAGGAGCGGGCGCGGATGGAGCGCGAGCGTCAGGCCCGGCTGGAGCGCGAGCGCAAGGAGCGGGCGCGGATGGAGCGCGAGCGTCAGGCCCGGCTGGAGCGTGAGCGGTTGGAGCGCGAGCGTCAGGCCCGGATCGAGCGGGAGCGCAAGGAGCGGGAGCGGCTGGCCCGGCTGGAGCGCGAACGGCGGGAGCGGGAGCGGCTGGCGCGGCGCGACTCGCACTACCGGGGCGGCTGGGTGAACTAA
- a CDS encoding iron-containing alcohol dehydrogenase, with protein sequence MKPFDIPSEPRVTEMAWPTRIVFGAGALQKLPAHAARLNMKRPLLVTDAGVVKAGLATRVADVLKGAGLECAVFDRVEPNPTERDVFAGLEAYRAHKADGIVALGGGSALDAGKLVQLLTTHEPPLSRYDDAKGGDQYVRDDLPPLIAIPTTAGTGSEVGRSGVVTLADTGRKTVIFSPHLLPKAAVIDPELTLGLPPSVTAATGMDALTHCIEAYVANGFHPLADAVAIDGVMRVGRSLVTAVKEGRDLAARTDMMVAAMEGAMAFQKGLGASHALAHALTPISNVPHGLANAIVLPAVMEFNRASCTARLARIAAALGDTANAREEVLAANAIDRVRKLAAAVGIPARLRDAGVQEKDLEHIAQKAFQDASHQGNPRAVTEADLLAMAREAY encoded by the coding sequence ATGAAACCTTTCGACATTCCCTCCGAGCCGCGCGTCACGGAGATGGCGTGGCCCACGCGCATCGTGTTCGGCGCGGGCGCGCTCCAGAAGCTGCCCGCGCACGCGGCGCGGTTGAACATGAAGCGCCCGCTGCTGGTGACGGACGCGGGCGTGGTGAAGGCGGGCCTGGCCACGCGCGTCGCGGACGTGCTCAAGGGCGCGGGCCTGGAGTGCGCGGTGTTCGACCGCGTGGAGCCCAACCCCACGGAGCGCGACGTGTTCGCGGGCCTGGAGGCGTACCGCGCGCACAAGGCGGACGGCATCGTCGCACTGGGCGGTGGCAGCGCGCTGGACGCGGGCAAGCTGGTGCAACTGCTCACCACGCACGAGCCGCCGCTCAGCCGCTACGACGACGCGAAGGGCGGCGACCAGTACGTGCGCGACGACCTGCCGCCGCTCATCGCCATCCCGACGACGGCGGGCACGGGCTCGGAAGTCGGGCGCTCGGGCGTGGTGACGCTGGCGGACACGGGCCGCAAGACGGTCATCTTCAGCCCGCACCTGCTGCCGAAGGCGGCGGTCATCGACCCGGAGCTGACGCTGGGCCTGCCTCCGTCCGTCACGGCGGCCACGGGCATGGACGCGCTCACCCACTGCATCGAGGCGTATGTCGCCAATGGCTTCCATCCGCTCGCGGACGCGGTGGCCATCGACGGCGTGATGCGCGTGGGGCGCTCGCTGGTGACGGCGGTGAAGGAGGGCCGCGACCTGGCGGCGCGCACGGACATGATGGTAGCCGCGATGGAGGGCGCCATGGCCTTCCAGAAGGGCCTGGGCGCGAGCCACGCGCTGGCGCACGCGCTCACGCCCATCTCCAACGTGCCGCACGGCCTGGCGAACGCCATCGTCCTGCCCGCGGTGATGGAGTTCAACCGCGCGTCCTGCACGGCGCGGCTGGCGCGCATCGCCGCGGCGCTGGGGGACACGGCCAACGCGCGCGAGGAGGTGCTCGCGGCGAACGCCATCGACCGCGTGCGCAAGCTGGCGGCGGCCGTGGGGATTCCGGCGCGGCTGCGCGACGCGGGCGTGCAGGAGAAGGACCTGGAGCACATCGCGCAGAAGGCCTTCCAGGACGCGTCCCACCAGGGGAATCCGCGCGCCGTGACGGAAGCGGATCTGCTGGCCATGGCCCGCGAGGCGTACTGA
- a CDS encoding glutamine synthetase family protein, producing the protein MASRPKAKVLTHPAMARRARAKERSEGGPRAVPGQQGDMDSLRRWMDEKGVRKVKVGAIDMDGVWRGKYISLEKFYSAAKSGLGFCDVVFGWDLGDELLDNTKVTGWHTGYPDTPAKVDLSTARIIPWEPDTAAFLLDFVNPDGTPFEASPRQLLQKMGQRARKLGFLPRFGAEYEFFLFKESPQSLHEKGFKNLTPLTPGMFGYSWLRTSMNAPLVHALIDGCNAYGLNIEGFHTETGPGVFEAAIRYDTLELAADRAALFKTVVKEICAKHGVSACFMAKVDPKLPGCSGHVHQSLWNLKGEENLFHDPSQKHGMSKLMRHYIGGQVALMPELTALYWPTINSYKRSVENTWAPTTATWGLENRTCAIRVIGDSGKSMRIEYRQLGADMNAYIGMAVSLAAGLWGIENEIEPPAPVLSNAYEAKNTQPLPRTLKDAVALLKNSERARELLGDGFVDHFVRTREWEVRQFERAVTSWELERYLELI; encoded by the coding sequence ATGGCGTCGCGTCCCAAGGCCAAGGTGCTCACCCATCCGGCGATGGCCCGTCGGGCTCGCGCGAAGGAGCGGAGCGAGGGAGGGCCGCGAGCGGTGCCCGGACAGCAGGGGGACATGGACTCCCTGCGCCGGTGGATGGACGAGAAGGGCGTCCGCAAGGTGAAGGTGGGCGCCATCGACATGGATGGTGTCTGGCGCGGCAAGTACATCTCGCTGGAGAAGTTCTACAGCGCCGCGAAGAGCGGCCTGGGCTTCTGCGACGTCGTCTTCGGTTGGGACCTGGGCGATGAGCTCTTGGACAACACGAAGGTGACGGGCTGGCACACGGGCTACCCGGACACGCCCGCGAAGGTGGACCTGTCCACCGCGCGCATCATCCCGTGGGAGCCGGACACCGCGGCGTTCCTGCTGGACTTCGTGAACCCGGATGGCACGCCCTTCGAGGCGAGCCCCCGGCAGCTGCTCCAGAAGATGGGCCAGCGCGCGCGCAAGCTGGGCTTCCTGCCCAGGTTCGGCGCGGAGTACGAGTTCTTCCTCTTCAAGGAGAGCCCGCAGAGCCTGCATGAGAAGGGCTTCAAGAACCTCACGCCGCTGACGCCGGGCATGTTCGGCTACTCGTGGCTGCGCACGTCGATGAACGCGCCGCTGGTGCACGCGCTCATCGACGGGTGCAACGCGTACGGGCTCAACATCGAGGGCTTCCACACGGAGACGGGCCCCGGCGTCTTCGAGGCCGCCATCCGCTACGACACGCTGGAGCTGGCGGCGGACCGCGCGGCGCTCTTCAAGACGGTGGTGAAGGAGATCTGCGCGAAGCACGGCGTGTCCGCGTGCTTCATGGCCAAGGTGGACCCGAAGCTGCCGGGCTGCTCCGGCCACGTGCACCAGTCGCTGTGGAACCTGAAGGGCGAGGAGAACCTCTTCCACGACCCGTCGCAGAAGCACGGGATGAGCAAGCTGATGCGGCACTACATCGGCGGGCAGGTGGCGCTGATGCCGGAGCTGACGGCGCTCTACTGGCCCACCATCAACAGCTACAAGCGCAGCGTGGAGAACACCTGGGCGCCCACCACCGCGACGTGGGGCCTGGAGAACCGCACCTGCGCCATCCGCGTCATCGGCGACAGCGGCAAGTCCATGCGCATCGAGTACCGCCAGCTGGGCGCGGACATGAACGCGTACATCGGCATGGCGGTGAGCCTGGCCGCGGGCCTGTGGGGCATCGAGAACGAAATCGAGCCGCCCGCGCCCGTGCTGTCCAACGCCTACGAGGCGAAGAACACCCAACCGCTGCCCCGCACCCTGAAGGACGCGGTGGCCCTGTTGAAGAACAGCGAGCGCGCCCGCGAGTTGTTGGGTGACGGCTTCGTGGACCATTTCGTGCGCACCCGCGAGTGGGAGGTGCGCCAGTTCGAGCGGGCGGTCACCTCCTGGGAGCTGGAGCGCTACCTGGAACTCATCTGA
- a CDS encoding aldehyde dehydrogenase family protein, which produces MTDARSLTPKLPVLKLLIDGQQVDPIEGGTFAVVNPATGQKIADVPAGTAADVDRAVKAARRAFESGPWGQMTGRERGKLIRKLADLLYERREEFALVESLNNGKTFKDAIRGDVAPAAATLANFADMASTITGEVLPVDGPFHTYALKEPVGVVGAIVPWNYPTCMLGWKLGPALAAGCTVVVKPSEYTPLTALKLGALALEAGFPPGVINVITGLGDPAGEAIARHPDVDKISFTGSGRTARRLLQASAASNLKKLTLELGGKSPQIIFPDADFDRAVEACFWGIFGNKGETCNAGSRVLVHQDAYEAFVAKLAEKARTMKVGDPLDATTEMGALVSQKQMDVVLGYIESGKQQGAKLLAGGGRDTEGFKAKGCFVKPTIFGDVKPDMKIAQEEIFGPVLSCLRFRDDAEAIAMANSTQYGLAASIWTGDVAKAHALAKQVKSGVVWINCFNEFDDAAPFGGYKESGWGKDLGHHALDGYLQTKAVWTKLPSP; this is translated from the coding sequence ATGACCGACGCTCGTTCGCTTACTCCCAAGCTCCCCGTGCTCAAGCTGCTCATCGACGGGCAGCAGGTGGACCCCATCGAAGGGGGCACCTTCGCGGTGGTGAATCCCGCCACCGGCCAGAAGATCGCTGACGTGCCCGCGGGCACCGCCGCGGACGTGGACCGCGCGGTGAAGGCCGCGCGCCGCGCCTTCGAGTCCGGGCCGTGGGGCCAGATGACCGGCCGCGAGCGCGGCAAGCTCATCCGCAAGCTGGCGGACCTGCTCTACGAGCGCCGCGAGGAGTTCGCGCTCGTCGAGTCGCTGAACAACGGGAAGACGTTCAAGGACGCCATCCGGGGGGACGTGGCGCCGGCCGCCGCGACGCTCGCGAACTTCGCGGACATGGCCAGCACCATCACGGGCGAGGTGCTGCCCGTGGACGGCCCCTTCCACACCTACGCGCTCAAGGAGCCGGTGGGCGTGGTGGGCGCCATCGTGCCGTGGAACTACCCCACGTGCATGCTGGGCTGGAAGCTGGGGCCCGCGCTGGCCGCCGGCTGCACGGTGGTGGTGAAGCCGTCCGAGTACACGCCGCTCACCGCGCTGAAGCTGGGCGCGCTGGCGCTGGAGGCGGGCTTCCCGCCCGGCGTCATCAACGTCATCACCGGCCTGGGCGACCCCGCGGGTGAAGCCATCGCCCGGCACCCGGACGTGGACAAGATTTCGTTCACCGGCTCCGGCCGCACCGCGCGCCGGCTGCTCCAGGCCTCCGCCGCGAGCAACCTGAAGAAGCTGACGCTGGAGCTGGGCGGCAAGAGCCCGCAGATCATCTTCCCGGACGCGGACTTCGACCGCGCGGTGGAGGCGTGCTTCTGGGGCATCTTCGGCAACAAGGGTGAGACCTGCAACGCGGGCAGCCGCGTGCTGGTGCACCAGGACGCCTACGAGGCCTTCGTCGCGAAGCTCGCGGAGAAGGCGCGCACGATGAAGGTGGGCGACCCGCTGGACGCGACCACGGAGATGGGCGCGCTGGTGAGCCAGAAGCAGATGGACGTGGTGCTGGGCTACATCGAGAGCGGCAAGCAGCAGGGCGCGAAGCTGCTCGCGGGCGGTGGCCGCGACACGGAGGGCTTCAAGGCGAAGGGCTGCTTCGTGAAGCCCACCATCTTCGGCGACGTGAAGCCGGACATGAAGATCGCCCAGGAGGAGATCTTCGGCCCGGTGCTCAGCTGCCTGCGTTTCCGCGACGACGCGGAGGCCATCGCGATGGCGAACAGCACGCAGTACGGCCTGGCCGCGTCCATCTGGACGGGCGACGTGGCCAAGGCCCACGCGCTGGCGAAGCAGGTGAAGAGCGGCGTGGTGTGGATCAACTGCTTCAACGAGTTCGACGACGCGGCGCCCTTCGGTGGCTACAAGGAATCCGGTTGGGGCAAGGACCTGGGCCACCACGCGCTGGATGGTTACCTCCAGACCAAGGCCGTGTGGACGAAGCTGCCGTCTCCGTGA
- a CDS encoding glutamine amidotransferase: MTRQAAPMKNVLLLKAGDAATSVQLSVGDYERWFLQTIGLSGQRFDIRPVHKGAPLPKDAKGYDAVMMTGSPLSVTQREPWMERAGAFMVEAGEQGIPVLGVCFGQQLLSEAYGGKVTRNPNGRETGTVEVTLSPGGRADPLFAGLPERFAVQATHEDIVSRLPEGATVLAGNANTANQALAFRHNVRGVQFHPEMPTDAMRAVILAREDKLDALAREKGVPEGEYVPRLLSGITPTPHAHRVLMNFLQHFT; this comes from the coding sequence ATGACGCGGCAAGCTGCCCCCATGAAGAACGTCCTCCTGCTGAAAGCCGGCGACGCGGCGACCTCCGTCCAGCTCTCCGTGGGCGACTATGAGCGGTGGTTTCTGCAAACCATCGGACTGTCCGGGCAGCGCTTCGACATCCGCCCCGTGCACAAGGGCGCGCCCCTGCCGAAGGACGCGAAGGGCTACGACGCGGTGATGATGACGGGCTCGCCCCTGTCGGTGACGCAGCGCGAGCCGTGGATGGAGCGCGCGGGCGCCTTCATGGTGGAGGCGGGCGAGCAGGGCATCCCCGTGCTCGGCGTGTGCTTTGGCCAACAGCTGCTGTCGGAGGCCTACGGCGGCAAGGTGACACGCAACCCCAACGGCCGCGAGACGGGCACCGTGGAGGTGACGCTCTCACCGGGAGGCCGCGCGGATCCGCTGTTCGCCGGCCTGCCGGAGCGCTTCGCCGTGCAGGCCACCCACGAGGACATCGTCTCCCGCCTGCCGGAGGGCGCCACGGTGCTCGCGGGCAACGCCAACACCGCGAACCAGGCGCTCGCCTTCCGTCACAACGTGCGCGGCGTGCAGTTCCACCCGGAGATGCCCACGGACGCCATGCGCGCGGTCATCCTCGCTCGCGAGGACAAGCTGGACGCGCTCGCGCGCGAGAAGGGCGTTCCGGAGGGCGAGTACGTCCCGCGGCTGTTGTCCGGCATCACCCCGACGCCGCACGCGCACCGGGTGCTGATGAACTTCCTCCAACACTTCACCTGA